The proteins below are encoded in one region of Ferroplasma acidiphilum:
- the alaXM gene encoding alanyl-tRNA editing protein AlaXM, protein MTEKLYYNDMYGREFDASVISVEDNYVVLDKTLFYPTSGGQPNDTGILKTSNGEMKIIDVIQEDGEIRHIADRIENVTPGAHVHGVIDWDNRYIHMRYHTAVHIIDGVVNNDYKNGLLTGGQIYDDHARVDFSFDIIDRDLITQIISKAQDVINSGRKVFAREISSEEALKIPGLARTEPGRQLIEKLPVVRIIEIENFDFQADGGTHVKNTEEVGKIEMLKIENKGKGHKRLSFKLD, encoded by the coding sequence ATGACTGAAAAACTGTATTATAATGACATGTACGGACGGGAATTTGATGCCTCCGTGATTTCGGTTGAGGATAACTATGTGGTACTGGATAAAACATTATTTTATCCTACAAGTGGAGGCCAGCCAAACGATACGGGTATACTCAAAACTTCTAATGGTGAAATGAAGATAATAGATGTTATCCAGGAAGATGGAGAAATAAGGCATATAGCTGACAGAATAGAGAATGTTACACCCGGAGCCCATGTACATGGCGTGATAGACTGGGATAATAGGTATATACATATGAGATACCACACAGCAGTGCATATAATAGACGGTGTGGTGAATAATGATTATAAAAATGGGCTTCTAACCGGGGGGCAGATATATGATGACCATGCGAGGGTAGATTTCAGTTTCGATATAATTGACCGCGACCTTATAACGCAGATTATCTCAAAGGCGCAGGATGTTATAAATTCAGGGCGCAAAGTTTTTGCCCGTGAGATCAGCAGTGAAGAAGCACTGAAAATACCCGGGCTTGCCAGGACAGAACCAGGCAGGCAGTTAATAGAAAAATTGCCTGTTGTGCGTATTATAGAAATTGAGAATTTCGATTTCCAGGCTGACGGCGGGACACATGTAAAAAATACTGAAGAAGTTGGAAAAATAGAAATGCTAAAAATTGAAAATAAAGGAAAGGGGCACAAGAGGCTTAGCTTTAAGCTAGACTAA
- the gcvH gene encoding glycine cleavage system protein GcvH: MSKIPENLKYTKSHEWFKIDGDVATVGITDFAQHQLTDIVYVDMPKKGTVKKAGETLLTIESVKSAEDVFFPVTGEVIETNEELDKKPELVNSDCYTNWLVKIKLTDNKYDSMTAAEYKSYIGE; the protein is encoded by the coding sequence ATGTCTAAAATACCGGAAAATTTAAAATATACCAAATCACACGAATGGTTTAAAATTGATGGAGATGTGGCTACCGTTGGCATCACAGATTTTGCACAGCATCAACTTACAGATATAGTTTATGTTGATATGCCTAAGAAAGGCACTGTAAAAAAGGCAGGAGAGACCCTTTTAACAATAGAATCAGTAAAATCCGCAGAGGATGTATTTTTCCCCGTCACTGGAGAGGTAATAGAAACAAATGAAGAACTGGATAAAAAGCCCGAACTGGTAAATTCTGATTGCTATACAAACTGGCTTGTTAAAATAAAGTTAACCGATAATAAATACGATTCCATGACTGCGGCAGAATATAAATCATACATAGGAGAATAA
- a CDS encoding SAM-dependent methyltransferase, which produces MNRKDRYYTRAKKDNFRSRASYKLLEIQSKFNVIWKTDYVIEFGSSPGGWTQVVQKLTEKPVIAIDISPMDPIENVTFVQGNINDPELSEKIKIAMDSLGISSVSTVLSDAMIKTSGNYDRDHMGSYLLCDNVMNLSIDLLSPGGNVVLKQFQGDSTMAFVNKWKVYFNYYKVTKPNASRQHSREVYIIFKDKI; this is translated from the coding sequence ATGAATAGAAAAGACAGATATTATACCAGGGCAAAAAAGGATAATTTCAGGAGCCGCGCCTCATATAAGCTTCTGGAAATACAATCCAAGTTTAATGTAATATGGAAAACCGATTATGTGATTGAATTCGGTTCATCTCCAGGTGGATGGACCCAGGTAGTCCAGAAATTAACGGAAAAGCCTGTAATAGCAATTGACATTAGCCCCATGGATCCTATTGAAAATGTGACATTTGTGCAGGGCAATATAAATGATCCAGAATTATCAGAAAAAATTAAAATTGCTATGGATTCCCTTGGTATAAGCTCAGTATCAACAGTTCTATCCGATGCTATGATCAAAACCAGCGGCAATTATGACCGGGACCATATGGGATCTTATCTTCTGTGCGATAATGTCATGAACCTTTCAATAGATCTGTTGTCACCGGGTGGAAATGTTGTTTTAAAGCAGTTTCAGGGGGACTCAACTATGGCATTTGTAAATAAGTGGAAGGTTTATTTTAACTATTACAAGGTTACAAAGCCGAATGCATCAAGGCAGCATAGCAGGGAAGTTTACATAATATTCAAGGATAAAATTTAA
- a CDS encoding IS256 family transposase, whose translation MENTDINISALENVDIDRILKEAIKERIEKLMEIELNAYLEDNPGIKNGKYKRDLKTKYGEIKQLNIPRDRDSNFHTKVIEPYSRSIGIEDLIVSMYSNGISTRRIAGIMEDILGNKYSKSTISRITDLTIEEVYKFINRPLDKRYIAIFLDGLFFYLRRGNVDKEPVIFALGIKETGEYEVLGFYLTVKESHNTYKDVLEDLYNRGLKEPLLIVADGIKNMDEEVMEIYPRSEFQLCTIHYARGLKSNVREKDIDEITIDANKMFKCDNKEEAIIKFNDFKYKWESKYPKVIYNTEKNLGKLLRFYNYPSSIWRSLKSTNAIERLNGEVRRRVKTISSFPDEDSAMKVFYYKSIEYNSKHAFRKMNGYYKCNDEIKEMFQKRYPL comes from the coding sequence ATGGAAAATACAGATATAAACATATCGGCTCTTGAGAATGTAGATATAGATAGAATATTAAAGGAAGCAATAAAGGAAAGAATAGAGAAATTAATGGAAATAGAATTAAATGCATATTTAGAAGATAATCCAGGAATAAAGAATGGGAAATATAAAAGAGATTTAAAGACAAAGTATGGTGAAATAAAACAGTTAAATATCCCCAGAGACAGGGATAGCAATTTCCATACAAAGGTAATAGAGCCCTATAGCAGGTCGATAGGTATAGAGGATCTTATAGTATCAATGTATTCCAATGGCATATCTACAAGGAGAATAGCAGGTATAATGGAGGATATTTTAGGAAATAAATATTCTAAATCTACTATATCAAGAATAACAGATTTAACTATAGAAGAGGTTTATAAGTTTATTAACAGGCCATTAGATAAACGTTATATAGCAATATTCCTGGATGGATTATTCTTCTATTTAAGAAGAGGGAATGTAGACAAGGAGCCAGTTATATTTGCTTTAGGAATTAAAGAAACAGGAGAATACGAAGTATTAGGATTCTATTTAACAGTTAAAGAATCACATAATACATATAAAGATGTATTAGAAGACCTATATAATAGAGGATTAAAGGAGCCATTACTAATAGTAGCAGATGGAATAAAGAATATGGATGAGGAAGTAATGGAAATATATCCCAGATCAGAGTTCCAGCTATGTACAATACACTATGCAAGGGGATTAAAATCCAATGTAAGGGAGAAAGATATTGATGAAATAACTATAGACGCAAATAAGATGTTTAAATGTGATAATAAAGAAGAAGCTATAATAAAGTTCAATGATTTTAAATATAAATGGGAGAGTAAGTATCCCAAGGTAATATACAATACTGAAAAGAATCTGGGAAAATTATTAAGATTCTATAATTATCCTTCCAGTATATGGAGATCATTGAAATCTACCAATGCTATAGAAAGGCTAAACGGAGAGGTAAGGAGAAGGGTAAAAACAATATCATCATTCCCTGATGAGGATTCAGCAATGAAGGTATTTTACTATAAGTCAATAGAATACAATTCAAAGCATGCATTCAGGAAAATGAACGGATACTATAAATGCAATGATGAAATAAAAGAAATGTTTCAGAAGAGGTATCCTTTATAA
- a CDS encoding NAD(P)-dependent oxidoreductase: MYGKVLICDPVDNVMTDKLKDKFEIDYKPKISPQELLEVIKDYDVVVVRSRTKITKDVISNGKKLKIIARAGIGVDNIDTDYAEEKHIKVVYAPGSSTESVVEITLAMMVIGARSLYKGMENTRKNDFTKLKGMELEGKTLGILGFGRIGKAIVDASRTFKMKFIAYDPMPVEYPEYVKKVSLDELLEQSDVISINVTMRKDSPYILNDNELSKLKEGVIIVNTSRARAINGKDMLKYLKNGKISAFVSDVFWNEPAKEDYELEMLKLDNVMITPHLGAQTKEAQKRIAIMTADNIINEW, translated from the coding sequence ATGTACGGAAAGGTACTGATATGTGACCCTGTCGACAATGTTATGACAGACAAGTTAAAGGATAAATTTGAAATAGATTATAAACCAAAAATATCTCCACAGGAGCTCCTTGAAGTTATAAAGGATTATGATGTCGTTGTTGTCAGGAGCCGGACAAAAATCACAAAGGATGTAATATCCAATGGAAAAAAACTAAAAATAATTGCCAGGGCAGGAATTGGCGTCGATAACATAGATACAGATTATGCAGAGGAAAAACATATAAAAGTTGTATATGCACCCGGTTCTTCCACTGAAAGTGTGGTTGAAATTACACTTGCTATGATGGTAATAGGTGCCAGATCACTTTACAAAGGAATGGAAAACACAAGGAAGAATGATTTTACAAAGTTAAAGGGCATGGAACTGGAGGGAAAAACCCTAGGAATTTTAGGATTTGGAAGAATAGGAAAAGCAATAGTTGATGCTTCCAGGACATTCAAAATGAAATTTATTGCATACGATCCTATGCCGGTAGAATACCCTGAATATGTCAAGAAAGTCTCACTTGATGAATTACTGGAACAATCCGATGTTATATCTATAAATGTTACAATGAGAAAAGATTCTCCTTACATATTAAATGACAATGAACTATCAAAATTAAAGGAAGGAGTAATCATAGTCAATACATCCAGGGCGAGGGCAATAAATGGCAAGGATATGTTAAAATATCTAAAAAATGGTAAAATTTCAGCTTTCGTAAGCGATGTTTTCTGGAATGAACCTGCAAAGGAAGACTATGAATTGGAAATGCTAAAGCTGGACAATGTCATGATCACACCACATCTTGGTGCACAGACAAAGGAAGCACAGAAGCGGATTGCTATTATGACCGCTGACAATATAATTAACGAGTGGTAA
- a CDS encoding NAD(P)/FAD-dependent oxidoreductase, with translation MASDRHINSVIVIGGGSSGTSIAYNLANRGKKVRLIERGNIASGNTGKSSALVRTHYSNELISSLALYSIREFMNFGNTGYSGFTKTGMVFPFKGSNALEASKNFKMLKSLGINEKEISLKEVKEFFPDISTEGYDYILYEPDSGYADPVATSNAYASAAKNLGAEIVTGKSVKTVSSDNSGAYVETYKGEKYSADAIVLATNTWTNDLLQRSGVSSADLLPIYASVHDTIYLRRPEEYTGIKPTLWDPQNSSYYKMEGASITAIGSLDPAIDTREFDPDGDIENHITDEYIEQYLGKLTDRLPGMANASVISTVSGLYDMSPDGQAIIDSLAGVGLDNVYVCAGLSGHGFKLSPAYGRIVADMLTVNEPEKALFDWRNFSASRFKSKKPIKSMYSGIGTIY, from the coding sequence ATGGCCAGTGATAGACATATTAATTCTGTAATAGTTATAGGCGGGGGCAGTTCCGGAACCAGTATTGCGTATAATCTCGCAAACCGCGGAAAAAAGGTAAGGTTAATTGAAAGAGGGAATATAGCTTCCGGCAATACGGGAAAATCAAGTGCCCTTGTGAGAACACATTACAGCAATGAATTAATTTCATCACTTGCACTTTATTCTATCAGGGAATTTATGAATTTTGGCAATACTGGATATTCTGGTTTTACAAAGACAGGCATGGTATTCCCGTTTAAGGGCTCAAATGCTTTGGAAGCCAGCAAGAATTTTAAAATGTTGAAATCCCTTGGAATTAATGAAAAAGAAATTTCTCTGAAAGAAGTTAAAGAGTTTTTTCCGGATATAAGTACAGAAGGTTATGATTATATTTTATACGAACCGGATAGTGGGTATGCTGACCCGGTTGCCACTTCCAATGCATATGCATCGGCTGCAAAGAACCTTGGTGCAGAGATAGTTACCGGTAAATCAGTCAAAACCGTTTCTTCTGATAATAGTGGGGCTTATGTGGAAACCTATAAGGGGGAGAAATACTCTGCGGATGCCATAGTTCTCGCAACTAATACATGGACAAATGACTTGCTCCAGAGGTCAGGTGTTTCCAGTGCAGACCTTTTGCCTATATATGCTTCGGTACATGACACAATATATCTCAGAAGGCCTGAAGAATATACAGGAATAAAGCCTACATTATGGGATCCGCAAAATTCATCATATTACAAGATGGAGGGGGCTTCCATAACTGCTATAGGAAGCCTTGACCCTGCTATAGACACAAGAGAATTTGACCCGGATGGAGATATTGAAAACCACATAACAGATGAGTATATAGAACAGTATCTCGGAAAATTAACTGATAGGCTGCCTGGAATGGCTAATGCTTCTGTAATCTCAACCGTTTCCGGGTTATATGATATGTCACCAGATGGGCAGGCAATAATAGATTCATTGGCAGGAGTAGGGCTGGATAATGTATATGTATGTGCTGGCCTGAGCGGACACGGATTTAAATTATCACCTGCCTATGGGAGGATAGTGGCAGATATGTTGACGGTGAATGAACCGGAAAAAGCATTGTTTGACTGGCGTAACTTCTCTGCAAGCAGATTTAAAAGTAAAAAACCCATTAAATCTATGTATTCAGGGATAGGTACAATATATTAA
- a CDS encoding pyridoxal-phosphate-dependent aminotransferase family protein, translating into MLLIPGPVEVPYSVSNAGSIVSNHRSPEFKNVVKENESLLNKFSGAYKTVMVTGSGTLAVETMVFSLINNNDRVLSISYGNFGERLIDSIAKKTTNTQFIRYDQLNIDTLLEEIRSRDFDKLFLVHNETSNGTAIRDLTEIIKIVKEKGAKLLVDDVSGFAGYNMDMNGIYAMVTGSQKNLASIPGIGIIFLSIEAYNDVMSQASTNTPFYLDLKTSLNFLEKNETAYTPSTGAFISLNYALKILEKEGFASRVKRITSSADFIRSSLADKGVEIFGTKDTYSSTVVCFYNNDPDMVKKLAEHGITVSKGMGKLANTTLRIGTMGMINNHYIEKFLNSYFKISGKNIIIKESDIPPSTRLPDFLVDDVSLA; encoded by the coding sequence GTGCTTCTAATACCTGGCCCGGTAGAAGTCCCATATTCAGTTTCAAATGCTGGGTCCATTGTTTCAAACCATCGTTCTCCAGAATTTAAGAATGTTGTCAAAGAAAATGAATCATTACTCAACAAATTTTCAGGAGCGTATAAAACAGTAATGGTTACCGGATCCGGAACACTGGCCGTAGAGACCATGGTTTTCTCCCTGATAAACAATAATGACCGTGTATTGTCCATAAGCTATGGAAACTTTGGAGAAAGGCTTATAGATTCAATAGCTAAAAAAACCACAAACACTCAGTTTATCAGATATGACCAGCTTAATATTGACACCCTTCTTGAAGAAATACGCAGCAGGGACTTTGATAAATTGTTCCTTGTCCACAATGAAACTTCCAATGGCACCGCAATAAGAGACCTTACAGAAATCATTAAAATAGTTAAAGAAAAAGGTGCTAAACTGCTTGTTGACGATGTATCCGGTTTCGCCGGTTATAATATGGATATGAATGGAATTTATGCTATGGTAACAGGCAGCCAGAAAAACCTGGCTTCTATCCCTGGAATTGGAATAATATTCCTCTCTATTGAAGCGTATAATGATGTGATGTCGCAAGCTTCAACAAATACGCCATTTTATCTTGACCTGAAAACTTCACTAAATTTTCTTGAAAAAAACGAAACGGCCTACACACCATCAACCGGTGCCTTTATCTCACTGAATTATGCCCTGAAAATACTTGAAAAAGAAGGGTTTGCCAGCAGGGTAAAAAGGATAACATCATCTGCCGATTTCATAAGGTCTTCCCTTGCTGATAAGGGTGTTGAAATATTCGGAACTAAAGACACATACTCCAGCACAGTTGTGTGTTTCTACAACAATGATCCGGATATGGTAAAAAAATTGGCTGAACATGGAATAACTGTTTCTAAGGGAATGGGAAAACTTGCAAATACAACATTGAGGATAGGTACAATGGGGATGATAAACAACCACTACATAGAAAAATTCCTGAACAGCTATTTCAAAATCTCAGGAAAAAATATTATTATAAAGGAAAGCGACATACCACCATCTACCAGATTGCCTGATTTTTTAGTTGATGATGTTAGTCTAGCTTAA
- the pdo gene encoding protein disulfide oxidoreductase: MSLIRDEDAKFLREDFDKKLKNTVDLVVFTSESSDCKYCKDTISLVDEVGALSDKINIVKYVYEKDKEMVEKYGVEKYPATIVARHDDKDGRIIYYGIPSGYEFGSLIEDLENVSVGEADVSKKAVDLISKIDKPITIKVYVTPTCQYCPKAVITAHKFALMNKNIKSEMIESLEFDKEASDAGVSAVPHIVINDDVTFPGAYPDDQFAEYVMEAYNHQE, encoded by the coding sequence ATGAGTTTAATAAGAGACGAGGATGCAAAATTCCTTAGGGAAGATTTCGATAAAAAATTAAAAAATACTGTTGATCTGGTTGTATTTACATCGGAAAGTAGCGATTGCAAGTATTGCAAGGACACCATTTCCCTTGTTGATGAAGTTGGCGCATTATCTGACAAAATTAACATTGTTAAATATGTCTACGAAAAAGATAAGGAAATGGTAGAGAAATATGGTGTTGAGAAATATCCTGCAACAATAGTAGCCAGGCATGATGATAAGGATGGAAGGATAATATACTATGGAATTCCATCAGGGTATGAATTCGGGTCATTGATTGAGGACCTTGAAAATGTATCTGTTGGAGAAGCCGACGTTTCCAAAAAAGCTGTTGACCTTATATCAAAAATAGACAAACCTATTACAATTAAGGTTTACGTGACTCCCACATGCCAGTATTGCCCGAAGGCTGTTATAACCGCTCATAAATTTGCTCTGATGAACAAAAACATAAAGAGTGAGATGATAGAATCCCTGGAATTTGACAAGGAAGCCTCAGATGCTGGAGTATCTGCTGTCCCACACATAGTAATAAATGATGATGTGACTTTTCCAGGCGCATATCCTGATGACCAGTTCGCTGAATATGTAATGGAAGCATACAACCACCAGGAATAA
- a CDS encoding threonine--tRNA ligase encodes MDSKQLFNIHKGKQFQDAVPEKSGHSIVAARFLNKLYDLSDVAPDNGEVEFIQINSPEGEKILLHSTAHLLANAIVKLYPNALPNTSNESEDTFYYDFNMKPVSIEDFPLIEEKMQELVQANIPITRKILPKNEIIKEFSHNKYKLDKINENVPDGENSSIYIQGNYKEFCRGPHVPSTGYIGAFKLLSISSTNYEGDVNKDKMIRIYGTAFPDKKQLKAFLLRREEAIKRDHRKIGQEMDLFTFDNERAPGMPFYAPNGAIIRNELINYMKELNEKSGWEEVWTAHAFKDIIWKQSGHYYKYKDDMFLFTLPNGDNYGLKPMNCPGHIAIFQRSVYSYRDMPVKYSEAGTVYRYEKSGEMGGLTRPRGFTIDDGHGFVREDQIFDETISLLKIIPSIFKTILGTEEITYDLSVMDKQHPENYLMSYECSSCGEKFMLRAAAQEYKCPACGSEQLNSDFSMWDNATENLRKALEELKLKYTEYPGEAAFYGPKIDVHIKDALGRLWQLSTIQIDFFMPANFDLYYIDKNDTKVRPVIIHRAIYGSYERFIAILLEHFNGKLPLWLTPLQAYIIPVSEAYNEYATEINKKMREKGIRSKVDISDGTISKKIKLIRTMRPSYILVVGEKELANNTLSVRNRKDKTREYGMDEFMGIMAEEIREKKIDQAF; translated from the coding sequence ATGGATTCAAAGCAACTTTTTAATATACATAAGGGTAAACAGTTTCAGGATGCAGTTCCTGAAAAATCGGGGCACAGCATTGTGGCTGCAAGATTTCTAAACAAATTATATGATCTCAGCGACGTGGCTCCGGATAATGGCGAGGTAGAATTTATTCAAATTAATTCGCCTGAGGGGGAAAAAATACTGCTTCATAGCACCGCCCATTTACTTGCCAATGCTATCGTTAAATTATATCCCAACGCACTACCAAATACCAGCAACGAAAGTGAAGATACATTTTATTACGATTTCAATATGAAGCCCGTATCCATAGAAGATTTTCCTTTAATAGAGGAGAAAATGCAGGAACTGGTGCAGGCAAATATACCTATTACGAGAAAAATACTGCCGAAGAACGAAATTATTAAAGAATTTAGCCATAATAAATATAAACTTGACAAGATAAATGAAAATGTTCCGGATGGAGAAAACTCAAGCATATATATCCAAGGAAATTATAAAGAGTTCTGCAGGGGGCCACACGTACCATCAACAGGATATATTGGTGCTTTTAAATTGCTGTCAATATCAAGTACCAACTACGAAGGTGACGTAAACAAGGATAAAATGATCCGGATATACGGAACCGCTTTCCCGGATAAAAAACAGTTAAAAGCATTTTTGCTGCGCAGGGAGGAAGCTATTAAGAGGGACCACAGGAAAATAGGCCAGGAAATGGATCTATTTACATTTGATAATGAACGTGCACCCGGAATGCCTTTTTACGCCCCTAACGGTGCAATAATCAGGAATGAATTGATAAATTATATGAAAGAACTGAACGAAAAAAGTGGGTGGGAAGAGGTATGGACCGCACATGCGTTCAAAGACATTATATGGAAACAATCTGGCCATTATTATAAGTATAAGGATGATATGTTTCTTTTTACCCTCCCGAATGGTGACAATTACGGGTTAAAGCCTATGAACTGCCCAGGGCATATAGCAATATTCCAGAGAAGTGTTTACAGCTACCGTGATATGCCTGTTAAATATTCAGAAGCAGGCACAGTTTACAGATATGAAAAATCGGGAGAAATGGGGGGATTGACAAGACCCAGGGGCTTTACCATAGATGATGGGCATGGCTTTGTAAGGGAAGACCAGATATTTGATGAAACCATATCTTTGCTTAAAATTATCCCATCAATATTCAAAACTATACTTGGCACAGAGGAAATTACATACGATCTCAGTGTAATGGACAAACAGCATCCTGAGAACTATCTAATGTCATATGAATGTTCCAGTTGTGGAGAAAAATTCATGCTAAGGGCAGCGGCACAGGAATATAAATGCCCGGCATGCGGGTCTGAACAATTAAATTCCGATTTTTCAATGTGGGATAATGCCACTGAAAACCTCAGGAAAGCACTTGAAGAATTGAAATTAAAATATACCGAATATCCAGGCGAAGCTGCGTTTTATGGCCCGAAAATAGATGTACATATAAAGGATGCCCTTGGCCGCCTGTGGCAGCTATCTACCATACAGATAGACTTCTTTATGCCAGCCAATTTTGACCTCTATTATATAGACAAAAATGACACTAAGGTAAGGCCGGTAATAATACACCGTGCTATATACGGAAGCTACGAAAGATTCATAGCCATACTTCTGGAGCATTTCAATGGGAAACTTCCATTATGGCTAACCCCGTTACAGGCATACATAATACCAGTGTCAGAGGCATATAACGAATATGCAACGGAAATAAATAAGAAAATGAGAGAAAAAGGCATCAGATCAAAGGTTGACATATCCGACGGGACAATATCAAAGAAGATAAAGCTTATCAGAACTATGAGGCCATCATATATTCTGGTAGTGGGAGAAAAAGAACTTGCAAATAATACACTTTCAGTGAGAAACAGAAAGGATAAGACCAGGGAATATGGCATGGATGAATTTATGGGCATAATGGCAGAAGAAATAAGGGAAAAGAAAATAGACCAGGCATTTTAA
- a CDS encoding transcriptional regulator codes for MDQRQQLIRDIYDFLKRNDFVVSEPDLYGLVTFDLICRIGDERYILKILYNVNTFSRIGVVPLIKMSAMTGSKTLIIGEKAGNNMLERGVLYFRHGVPILSFESFKDYIAGEPPFIYSAPGGFYVGINGQKMRILREQNNYSIGYIAQKLGVSRRSVSLYESGSSATIDIYLKLESILRGDISRNVDVSISNEEPMPVNAASGFINEVLTVMNNIGYISEYISRNPFDGLSYNSDSHLIIGAFNSVNENTNRIVSIKKISEVLGDIPVLINKENSNKRNIHGCTIISFNELRKIYDVDSFNEFLEK; via the coding sequence GTGGACCAGAGACAGCAGTTAATCAGGGACATATACGATTTCCTTAAAAGAAATGATTTTGTAGTGTCAGAGCCAGATCTATATGGCCTTGTCACATTTGATTTAATTTGCAGGATAGGAGATGAACGGTATATTCTTAAAATCCTGTATAATGTGAATACATTCAGCAGAATCGGAGTTGTTCCACTTATCAAAATGAGTGCAATGACAGGGTCGAAAACACTCATAATAGGAGAAAAGGCAGGGAACAATATGCTTGAAAGGGGCGTACTGTATTTCAGGCACGGAGTACCAATACTTTCATTTGAAAGCTTTAAGGATTATATCGCAGGTGAGCCCCCATTTATATATTCTGCACCGGGAGGATTTTATGTCGGGATTAATGGGCAGAAAATGAGAATATTGCGTGAACAGAACAATTATTCCATAGGATATATAGCACAGAAGCTTGGTGTATCAAGAAGGTCTGTATCACTTTATGAATCTGGCAGTTCAGCAACAATTGATATTTATTTGAAGCTCGAGTCTATATTGAGAGGAGATATAAGCAGAAACGTGGATGTGTCTATTTCAAACGAGGAGCCAATGCCGGTTAATGCAGCAAGTGGCTTTATAAACGAAGTGCTTACAGTAATGAATAATATAGGCTATATTTCCGAATATATAAGCAGGAATCCCTTTGATGGGCTTTCATACAATTCAGATTCGCATCTAATCATAGGGGCATTCAATAGTGTAAATGAAAATACAAATAGAATAGTATCCATAAAGAAAATCAGCGAGGTCCTTGGAGATATACCTGTATTGATTAATAAGGAGAACTCTAACAAACGCAATATACATGGATGCACAATAATAAGTTTCAATGAGCTTAGAAAAATTTATGATGTTGATAGCTTTAATGAATTCCTAGAAAAATAA
- a CDS encoding DsrE family protein yields the protein MYNVIVCGNDYSIMKTILKQIGNLKNSMPDANIEVVFNRSAVKALLKGDEFMPKIKEIIDSGVKINACKNTLKEMKLSEDDVDKGSGIGIVTAAVEEIVRKQAEGYFYLQL from the coding sequence ATGTACAATGTTATAGTTTGCGGGAATGATTATTCCATTATGAAGACAATTTTAAAGCAAATTGGAAACTTGAAGAATTCTATGCCTGATGCCAACATAGAAGTTGTATTTAACAGGTCTGCAGTTAAAGCTTTGCTTAAAGGGGATGAATTTATGCCGAAAATCAAAGAAATTATAGATTCAGGCGTTAAGATAAATGCATGCAAAAACACGCTGAAAGAAATGAAGTTGAGCGAAGATGATGTGGATAAAGGATCTGGAATTGGCATAGTTACAGCTGCGGTAGAGGAAATTGTAAGGAAACAGGCTGAGGGATATTTTTATCTCCAATTATAA